Proteins co-encoded in one Azospirillum brasilense genomic window:
- a CDS encoding trypsin-like serine peptidase, with protein MSYKVDDDQYPARAVVSIEASWGSRTYIGSGFLVGRNDVITASHVVYNAALGGKPSSLKIYPSYNPGKSDNKAYGVAKSQFFTNFDPDSDGKVITGDFYRATQSGSEIDVALLTLSEPIGDPYGYFGIDWNFSGGAVSVLGYPAKYDRYEMYDSGSIRRSNVDTVYYVNPDLEINPGNSGGPIYYSAGNNVFAVGVVSTAVGAASLGGHAYWLKDALTANDSYISSSAPPPDTQRRAFVNNGVSGWEVQMEIYVGPLTTLKNIYLGTKSVEAVIGSVLGDFMNLGGGDDAADGKDGDDVLDGGTGSNFLTGGAGNDTFFLDGRGTGVTWSTITDFEPGEWTTAWGWREGVSTLTWEAMKGATGYEGATARIDFDGNGTIDGSITFTGKAVGAVITMPGQVGADSYLAFRLA; from the coding sequence ATGTCCTACAAGGTCGATGACGATCAATATCCGGCGCGCGCCGTGGTATCCATCGAGGCCAGTTGGGGAAGCCGCACCTACATCGGTTCGGGCTTCCTGGTCGGTCGCAACGACGTCATCACCGCCTCCCACGTCGTCTACAACGCCGCGCTCGGCGGCAAGCCCAGCAGCCTGAAGATCTACCCGTCCTACAACCCGGGCAAGTCCGACAACAAGGCTTACGGCGTCGCCAAATCGCAGTTCTTCACCAATTTCGATCCGGACTCGGACGGCAAGGTGATCACCGGCGATTTCTACCGCGCCACCCAGAGCGGCTCCGAGATCGACGTCGCGCTGCTGACCCTGTCCGAGCCCATCGGCGACCCCTACGGCTATTTCGGGATCGACTGGAACTTCAGCGGCGGGGCCGTCAGTGTTCTGGGCTATCCCGCCAAATACGATCGCTACGAGATGTACGACAGCGGCTCGATCCGTCGGTCGAACGTCGATACGGTCTACTATGTGAACCCGGATCTGGAGATCAATCCGGGCAACTCCGGCGGTCCGATCTATTACAGCGCCGGAAACAACGTCTTCGCCGTCGGCGTCGTGTCGACCGCCGTCGGTGCCGCCTCGCTTGGCGGCCACGCCTATTGGCTGAAGGACGCGCTGACCGCCAACGACTCCTACATCTCCTCCAGCGCCCCCCCGCCCGACACGCAGCGGCGGGCCTTCGTGAACAACGGGGTGTCCGGCTGGGAAGTGCAGATGGAGATCTATGTCGGCCCGCTGACCACGCTGAAGAACATCTATCTGGGCACCAAATCCGTCGAGGCGGTGATCGGCAGCGTGCTGGGCGACTTCATGAATCTGGGCGGCGGCGATGACGCGGCGGACGGGAAGGACGGCGACGACGTGCTGGACGGCGGCACCGGCTCCAACTTCCTCACCGGCGGAGCGGGCAACGACACCTTCTTCCTGGACGGGCGGGGCACCGGGGTGACCTGGTCCACCATCACCGATTTCGAGCCGGGCGAATGGACCACCGCCTGGGGATGGAGGGAGGGGGTGTCGACACTCACCTGGGAGGCGATGAAGGGCGCCACCGGGTACGAGGGCGCCACGGCGCGCATCGACTTCGACGGCAACGGCACCATCGACGGCAGCATCACCTTCACCGGCAAAGCCGTCGGCGCGGTCATCACCATGCCGGGGCAGGTCGGCGCCGACAGCTATCTGGCCTTCCGGCTGGCCTGA
- a CDS encoding dihydroxyacetone kinase subunit DhaK, translating to MKKLINDPAHYVDEMLDGLCAAHPSLTRDGPAGRVIRRTEGARAGKVGIVTGGGSGHLPLFTGYVGPGLVDACSIGNVFEGPTVDSCIAAIKAADGGRGVLRLYGNYGGDRMNFDMAGEFLEDDGLELSTVLGTDDIASAAPDERNRRRGVAGIVYAYKIAGARADEGASLAEVTAAAAKAVERTRTIGCALSSCQIPGAAEPSFRIAPGEMEMGIGIHGEPGIWRDTLKPADAVVDEMVDRLLAERPEGSGRRVSVLVNSLGATPLEELFILYRRLAARLDKAGLTVVQPLVGPYVTSMEMAGVSLSLCFLDEELERLLAAPASCPFWKVG from the coding sequence GTGAAGAAGCTGATCAACGATCCTGCGCACTATGTGGACGAGATGCTCGACGGGCTGTGCGCAGCCCATCCGTCACTCACGCGGGATGGACCGGCGGGGCGGGTGATCCGCCGCACCGAAGGCGCCCGGGCGGGCAAGGTCGGCATCGTGACCGGCGGCGGATCCGGACACCTGCCCCTGTTCACCGGCTATGTCGGTCCGGGCCTGGTCGACGCCTGCTCGATCGGCAACGTCTTCGAAGGCCCCACCGTGGATTCCTGCATAGCCGCGATCAAGGCGGCGGACGGCGGGCGCGGTGTCCTGCGCCTGTACGGGAACTACGGTGGCGACCGCATGAACTTCGATATGGCGGGGGAGTTCCTGGAAGACGATGGCCTGGAGCTGAGCACGGTCCTCGGCACCGACGATATCGCCAGCGCCGCCCCCGACGAACGCAACAGGAGACGCGGCGTCGCCGGCATCGTCTACGCCTACAAAATCGCGGGCGCCCGGGCCGACGAAGGCGCCTCGCTGGCCGAGGTGACCGCGGCGGCGGCGAAGGCCGTGGAGCGGACGCGGACCATCGGCTGCGCCCTGTCGTCCTGCCAGATCCCCGGCGCGGCGGAGCCGTCGTTCCGCATCGCCCCAGGCGAAATGGAGATGGGGATCGGCATCCACGGCGAACCCGGCATCTGGCGCGACACGCTCAAGCCGGCGGATGCCGTCGTGGACGAGATGGTCGACCGCCTCCTGGCGGAACGACCCGAGGGCAGCGGACGTCGCGTGTCGGTTCTGGTCAACAGCCTCGGCGCCACCCCGCTGGAAGAGCTCTTCATCCTGTACCGGCGCCTTGCGGCACGGCTGGACAAGGCTGGGCTGACGGTCGTCCAGCCCCTGGTCGGACCTTATGTGACCTCGATGGAAATGGCCGGCGTGTCGCTCAGCCTTTGCTTCCTCGATGAAGAGCTGGAACGGCTTCTTGCCGCTCCGGCGTCCTGTCCCTTCTGGAAGGTTGGTTGA
- a CDS encoding exonuclease SbcCD subunit D: MRLLHTADWHLGQTLHGFAREHEHARFLDWLLDRLDDRAVDALIVAGDVFDGQNPPIPALGLFYRFLAKAKARCPALDIVVVAGNHDSGSRLEAPSPLLTEMGVRVIGAPPVDQDGAFAPEVLVIPLTGRDGTVAARCVAVPYLRPADLPALSEEEIATGADPLVEGVRRVYADAAAAGRRALRPGEALILTGHCYMRDGALSELSERKILGGNQHALPVDVFPEDAAYVALGHLHRAQAVGARESVRYSGSPLPLAVDEEPYPHQVVLADFTEGRLVGVEALRVPRFVAIRRVPGGGRFAAPEDALAALAALELDEELPREAWPYIEVSVELPAPRPALREEVVAALAGRPARLVKLALRLTGSGETLAESVPLADLADLAPEDVFLRLYRRHHEGEPDPALLAAFHELVATVQEGA; encoded by the coding sequence ATGCGCCTTCTCCACACCGCCGACTGGCACCTCGGGCAGACTCTGCACGGCTTCGCGCGCGAGCACGAGCACGCGCGGTTCCTTGATTGGCTTCTCGACCGGCTCGATGATCGGGCCGTCGATGCACTGATCGTCGCCGGGGACGTGTTCGACGGGCAGAATCCGCCGATCCCGGCGCTCGGCCTGTTCTACCGGTTTCTGGCCAAGGCCAAGGCGCGCTGCCCGGCGCTGGACATCGTGGTGGTCGCCGGCAATCACGACAGCGGCAGCCGGCTGGAGGCGCCCTCCCCCCTGCTGACGGAAATGGGGGTGCGGGTGATCGGCGCCCCGCCGGTGGATCAAGATGGCGCTTTCGCACCGGAGGTCCTGGTGATTCCGCTGACCGGCCGCGACGGGACGGTTGCCGCGCGCTGCGTCGCGGTGCCCTATCTCCGTCCCGCCGACCTGCCGGCGCTGAGCGAGGAGGAAATTGCCACGGGCGCCGACCCGCTGGTCGAGGGGGTGCGCCGGGTCTACGCCGACGCGGCGGCGGCCGGGCGGCGTGCCTTGCGGCCCGGCGAGGCGCTGATCCTCACCGGCCATTGCTACATGCGCGACGGCGCGCTGTCCGAACTCAGCGAGCGCAAGATCCTCGGCGGGAACCAGCACGCGCTGCCGGTGGACGTCTTCCCGGAGGACGCGGCCTATGTGGCGCTGGGCCACCTGCACCGGGCGCAGGCCGTGGGAGCGCGCGAGTCGGTGCGCTACAGCGGCTCCCCCCTCCCGCTGGCGGTGGACGAGGAGCCCTACCCGCATCAGGTGGTGCTGGCCGATTTCACGGAGGGCCGGCTGGTCGGGGTCGAGGCCCTGCGAGTGCCCCGCTTCGTCGCCATCCGGCGCGTCCCCGGCGGCGGGCGGTTCGCGGCGCCGGAGGACGCGCTGGCGGCGCTGGCCGCTCTGGAGCTGGACGAGGAATTGCCGCGCGAGGCTTGGCCTTACATAGAGGTCTCGGTCGAATTGCCAGCGCCCCGGCCGGCCCTGCGCGAGGAGGTGGTCGCGGCTCTGGCCGGGCGCCCGGCGCGGCTGGTCAAGCTGGCCCTGCGGCTGACCGGCAGCGGCGAGACGCTGGCTGAGTCTGTGCCTTTGGCCGATCTGGCCGATCTGGCGCCGGAGGACGTGTTCCTGCGGCTCTACCGCCGCCATCACGAGGGCGAGCCGGACCCGGCGTTGCTCGCCGCCTTTCACGAGTTGGTCGCGACCGTTCAGGAGGGTGCGTGA
- a CDS encoding dihydrodipicolinate synthase family protein, with protein MSTSLSGIIPPLVTPFTADGEIDEAAFRAQVRFMLQKGVHGVCVGGSTGEGHTLSTEELTRLVAISCEEVDGAVPVVAGIIVNSTRDAIAKARALEHLPVAALQVTPVHYVFKPDEDATLAHFRTLAGETRMPIVIYNVVPWNYLSPSLLVRIMKEIDSVIGVKQSAGDLKLMADLLNEQVPGKLVFTAVDALLYPSFALGAHGTIAANPAAVPGVTVALWNAVQAGDHPRALEIHRSLLTFWNTINGDNLPGCVKHSLSRQGCEVGVPRQPMPAATEAQKARIDAALREVLRYEASPTTAAAE; from the coding sequence ATGTCAACATCGCTGAGCGGCATCATCCCTCCCCTGGTCACGCCGTTCACGGCCGACGGGGAGATCGATGAGGCAGCGTTCCGCGCCCAGGTGCGGTTCATGCTGCAAAAGGGCGTCCACGGGGTCTGCGTCGGAGGAAGCACCGGCGAGGGGCATACCCTCTCGACCGAGGAACTGACGCGTCTCGTGGCCATTTCCTGCGAGGAGGTCGACGGCGCCGTTCCCGTCGTGGCGGGCATCATCGTCAACAGCACCCGCGACGCCATCGCCAAGGCCAGGGCCCTGGAGCATCTGCCGGTGGCGGCATTGCAGGTGACGCCCGTCCACTACGTCTTCAAACCCGACGAGGACGCGACGCTGGCGCATTTCCGCACGCTCGCGGGCGAGACGCGGATGCCGATCGTCATCTACAACGTGGTGCCTTGGAACTACCTGTCGCCGTCGCTCCTGGTCCGCATCATGAAGGAGATCGACAGCGTCATCGGCGTCAAGCAGAGCGCGGGCGACCTCAAGCTGATGGCCGATCTGCTGAACGAGCAGGTGCCGGGCAAGCTCGTCTTCACGGCGGTGGACGCGCTTCTCTACCCGTCCTTCGCGCTGGGAGCCCACGGCACCATCGCGGCGAACCCGGCCGCGGTGCCCGGCGTGACCGTCGCGCTGTGGAATGCCGTGCAGGCCGGCGATCATCCGCGCGCGCTGGAGATCCACCGGAGTCTGCTGACCTTCTGGAACACGATCAACGGCGACAACCTGCCTGGGTGCGTCAAGCATTCGCTCAGCCGGCAGGGGTGCGAGGTCGGCGTCCCGCGCCAGCCGATGCCCGCCGCCACGGAGGCGCAGAAGGCGCGCATCGATGCCGCCCTGCGCGAGGTGCTTCGTTACGAGGCCTCGCCGACAACGGCCGCGGCGGAATAG
- a CDS encoding AAA family ATPase, producing MRILAVRGCNLASLDGTFAVELAGAPLRHAGLFAITGPTGAGKSTILDALCLALFDRMPRLPDGRGVALGASGDTDAISTTDVRSVLRRGAGSGWAEVDFAGIDGAAYRARWELRRARQNARGQLQKQTMSLTALADGKRLGDGKTSVLDEISTRLGLSFEQFRRAVLLAQGDFANFLKAPATERSALLELLTGTEIYSRISVAAHERSREEQRALEALEAQGAGIGVLTDDARAALDAEAGAAAEAVRQEETAFEQARAAVAWHEQDARLAKAEADAAAASARAEAVWQEAGTRRDEAALLRRLQPLRVRLSEADRCAAAASEAGEALGRAHAAVTEAQDRLVQAEARHREVRGAYEAARGAINAAEPELEQAAALDAEINALAGQQAGALAEAATAEADAKGIGESCSAIQAALEQARTDSAEREGWLAGQTALLPVADQWARWDALLLRHRDSARMVREAEAEAGRAATEAMAHEAELARLSAVRRDAKAQRDEAERALKALKAEAVESLDALRDRRTALAGRRDGLSALAQLAERTARLAADATEAEAEREQRRTAAADGETRAAVAMARLDQRRAALAEAEATLHRLRLARSEDVASLRAQLTDGEACPVCGATEHPWGAGHTPLDRLAEEQERHVAALRAEVTGLATEQGAHTAAAKAARERAAALDGRLAALAVERATTLERWTERAPAFGLPAEPDAETVTRRLAGVDAELAEAGQAEARALDHKARIDAAVQACRERDAALTESERAIEARSRQRDAARHAESLAVARRDQAADTRAAARVELAEPFAGLTGWDEALDSDPDGFRESVGGRVAEVLRQREGLAQARRDVEALERQAGAKAAELEGARQAEQAARRRCEGLAAALRDRRAARASLLGGRPVAVVKKELADACQRAEALVEQATVARQDAAARLSGAEQTVATRGESARRCAAEAEAAADALTAAAERCGVTVEEARAHLVRDEEWLTGEERALAALESARREDALRAAERTRTRQELHATGHPALGAEEAGAAVAETARRLQEARGRLGEAQARLRADTENRGRLAAVLDRVEAQRKAQVLWATMAQLIGSADGRKLRNFAQSLSLDLLLVQANRYLADLARRYRLERVGGADLEIQVVDGEMGDERRGVHSLSGGEMFLVSLALALGLSAMAGGSGGGGIGTLFIDEGFGTLDPGSLDLALSCLEALQATGRQVGVISHVPALVERIGVQVRVIPQGGGRSAVTVTRGTLAAPSPDAAAERELLLPL from the coding sequence ATGCGGATTCTGGCGGTTCGCGGCTGCAATCTGGCCAGCCTGGACGGGACCTTCGCCGTGGAGCTGGCCGGCGCACCGCTGCGCCACGCCGGGCTGTTCGCCATCACCGGCCCGACCGGGGCGGGCAAGAGCACGATCCTGGACGCGCTGTGCCTCGCCTTGTTCGACCGCATGCCGCGGCTGCCGGACGGGCGCGGCGTGGCGCTGGGCGCCAGCGGCGACACCGACGCCATCAGCACCACCGATGTGCGCAGCGTCCTGCGCCGCGGCGCCGGGTCCGGCTGGGCCGAGGTGGATTTCGCGGGGATCGACGGCGCCGCCTACCGGGCGCGCTGGGAGCTGCGGCGGGCGCGGCAGAACGCGCGCGGCCAGTTGCAGAAGCAGACGATGAGCCTGACCGCGCTGGCGGACGGCAAGCGGCTGGGCGACGGCAAGACCAGCGTGCTGGACGAGATTTCCACCCGGCTGGGGCTGAGCTTCGAGCAGTTCCGCCGCGCCGTCCTGCTCGCCCAGGGCGATTTCGCCAATTTCCTGAAGGCCCCGGCGACCGAGCGTTCCGCCCTGCTGGAGCTGCTGACCGGCACCGAGATCTATTCCCGCATCTCCGTCGCCGCGCATGAGCGCTCCCGCGAGGAGCAGCGGGCGCTGGAGGCGCTGGAGGCGCAAGGCGCGGGCATCGGCGTGCTGACCGACGACGCACGCGCCGCCCTGGACGCCGAGGCCGGAGCGGCGGCCGAGGCGGTCCGGCAGGAGGAGACGGCGTTCGAGCAGGCCCGCGCCGCCGTCGCCTGGCACGAGCAGGACGCCCGGCTGGCCAAGGCGGAGGCGGACGCCGCGGCGGCGAGCGCACGGGCCGAAGCGGTCTGGCAGGAGGCCGGAACGCGGCGGGACGAGGCCGCGCTGCTGCGCCGGCTCCAGCCCTTGCGGGTGCGGTTGAGCGAGGCGGACCGCTGCGCCGCGGCGGCATCGGAGGCCGGGGAGGCGCTGGGCCGCGCCCACGCCGCGGTGACGGAGGCGCAGGACCGGCTGGTCCAGGCGGAGGCCCGTCATCGCGAGGTGCGCGGCGCCTACGAGGCCGCCCGCGGCGCCATCAACGCCGCCGAGCCCGAGTTGGAACAGGCCGCCGCCCTGGACGCCGAGATCAACGCGCTGGCCGGCCAACAGGCCGGGGCGCTCGCGGAGGCAGCGACGGCGGAGGCGGATGCCAAGGGGATTGGGGAGAGCTGCAGCGCCATCCAGGCGGCGCTGGAACAGGCCCGCACCGATTCGGCGGAACGCGAAGGCTGGTTGGCTGGTCAGACGGCGTTGCTGCCGGTGGCCGATCAGTGGGCGCGCTGGGACGCGCTGCTGCTGCGCCACCGCGACTCGGCAAGGATGGTGCGGGAGGCGGAGGCGGAGGCCGGCCGCGCCGCCACGGAGGCCATGGCCCACGAGGCGGAGCTGGCCCGCCTGTCCGCCGTCCGGCGGGACGCCAAAGCGCAGCGGGACGAGGCCGAGCGGGCGCTGAAGGCGCTGAAGGCGGAGGCGGTGGAGTCGCTGGACGCCCTGCGCGACCGCCGCACGGCGCTGGCGGGACGCCGCGACGGGCTGTCCGCCCTGGCCCAACTGGCGGAGCGGACCGCGCGGCTGGCGGCGGACGCCACGGAGGCCGAAGCGGAACGGGAGCAGCGGCGCACGGCCGCAGCGGACGGGGAGACCCGCGCGGCGGTGGCGATGGCGCGGTTGGACCAGCGCCGGGCGGCGTTGGCGGAGGCCGAGGCCACCCTGCACCGCCTCCGCCTCGCCCGCAGCGAGGATGTGGCGTCGCTGCGCGCTCAATTGACGGACGGTGAGGCCTGCCCGGTCTGCGGCGCCACGGAGCATCCCTGGGGGGCCGGGCACACGCCGCTCGACCGGCTTGCCGAGGAACAGGAACGCCATGTCGCCGCCCTGCGCGCCGAGGTGACCGGGCTGGCCACGGAGCAAGGCGCCCACACCGCCGCCGCGAAGGCGGCGCGCGAGCGGGCCGCGGCCCTGGATGGACGGCTGGCCGCCCTGGCGGTGGAGCGGGCGACCACGCTGGAGCGCTGGACGGAGCGGGCGCCGGCCTTCGGATTGCCCGCCGAACCGGACGCGGAGACCGTCACCCGGCGGCTGGCCGGCGTGGACGCGGAACTGGCGGAGGCCGGGCAGGCCGAGGCCAGGGCGCTGGACCACAAGGCGCGGATCGACGCCGCGGTGCAGGCCTGCCGCGAGCGGGACGCGGCGCTGACCGAGTCGGAGCGGGCGATCGAGGCGCGGAGCCGCCAGCGCGACGCCGCCCGCCACGCCGAATCCCTGGCCGTGGCGCGGCGCGATCAGGCGGCGGACACGCGGGCGGCGGCGCGGGTGGAGTTGGCCGAACCCTTCGCCGGGCTGACCGGCTGGGACGAGGCATTGGACAGCGACCCCGACGGATTCCGCGAGAGCGTCGGCGGGCGGGTCGCCGAGGTTCTGCGCCAGCGCGAGGGGTTGGCCCAAGCGCGGCGCGACGTGGAGGCCTTGGAACGGCAGGCCGGCGCCAAGGCGGCTGAGCTGGAGGGGGCGCGGCAGGCCGAGCAGGCGGCGCGACGGCGGTGCGAGGGATTGGCGGCGGCTCTGCGGGATCGGCGCGCGGCGCGGGCGTCCCTGCTGGGCGGCCGGCCGGTGGCCGTGGTGAAGAAGGAATTGGCTGACGCCTGCCAGCGCGCCGAGGCCCTGGTCGAGCAGGCCACCGTCGCCCGGCAGGACGCGGCGGCCCGCCTGTCGGGGGCGGAGCAGACCGTCGCCACCCGCGGCGAATCCGCCCGCCGGTGCGCCGCGGAGGCGGAAGCGGCGGCCGATGCCTTGACCGCGGCGGCGGAGCGCTGCGGCGTGACGGTGGAGGAGGCGCGCGCCCATCTGGTCCGCGACGAGGAGTGGCTGACCGGGGAGGAGCGGGCGCTGGCCGCCCTCGAGTCGGCGCGGCGCGAGGACGCGCTTCGGGCGGCGGAGCGGACGCGGACGCGGCAGGAGCTCCACGCCACAGGACATCCCGCCCTCGGCGCCGAGGAAGCCGGCGCGGCCGTGGCCGAGACGGCCCGGCGCCTGCAGGAAGCCCGCGGTCGGCTGGGCGAGGCCCAGGCCCGGCTGCGCGCCGACACGGAGAACCGCGGCCGCCTCGCCGCCGTGCTCGACCGGGTGGAGGCGCAGCGCAAGGCGCAGGTGCTGTGGGCGACCATGGCGCAGCTCATCGGCTCCGCCGACGGACGGAAGCTGCGCAACTTCGCCCAGAGCCTCAGCCTCGATCTGCTTCTGGTGCAGGCGAACCGCTATCTGGCGGATCTCGCCCGCCGCTACCGGCTGGAGCGGGTCGGCGGGGCCGACCTGGAGATCCAGGTGGTGGACGGCGAGATGGGCGACGAGCGGCGCGGCGTGCACAGCCTGTCGGGGGGCGAGATGTTCCTGGTGTCGCTGGCCCTGGCGCTCGGCCTGTCGGCCATGGCGGGGGGCAGCGGCGGCGGCGGGATCGGCACGCTGTTCATCGACGAGGGCTTCGGCACGCTGGACCCCGGCAGCCTGGATCTGGCGCTGTCCTGCCTGGAGGCGCTCCAGGCCACCGGCCGGCAGGTCGGCGTCATCAGCCACGTCCCGGCGCTGGTGGAGCGGATCGGCGTGCAGGTGCGCGTCATCCCGCAGGGCGGCGGGCGCAGCGCCGTGACGGTCACCCGCGGAACGCTGGCGGCACCGTCGCCGGACGCCGCGGCGGAGCGGGAACTGCTGCTGCCGCTGTAG
- a CDS encoding DAK2 domain-containing protein, translating to MGLTVTHIAAGVSLAHARMTTLEQELNMADSRLGDGDTGGMLRRVLDLMAEQRMDGIDDVGVSLGILAKAAAAATGSSLGTLLATGLLTMSKRTKGRAEVPWSELAPLLEQARDAVMARGGAKLGDKTVVDALDAVSSALAGAGDQAAIRSRAVAACDEALVRFRNEPCRMGRARMYAEKSIGMDDPGMLAFARLTAGICQRDRDVGS from the coding sequence ATGGGCCTGACCGTCACGCACATTGCCGCCGGCGTCTCTCTCGCGCACGCGCGCATGACAACCCTTGAACAGGAACTCAATATGGCCGACTCCAGGCTCGGCGATGGGGACACCGGCGGCATGTTGCGCCGGGTGCTGGACCTCATGGCCGAGCAGCGGATGGATGGGATTGACGATGTCGGGGTGAGCCTGGGCATCCTTGCCAAGGCCGCGGCCGCCGCCACGGGATCGAGCCTTGGCACCTTGCTCGCGACCGGGCTCCTGACGATGTCGAAAAGGACGAAGGGACGGGCCGAAGTCCCCTGGAGCGAACTGGCCCCCCTTCTCGAACAGGCGCGCGATGCCGTCATGGCGCGAGGCGGCGCGAAGCTTGGGGACAAGACCGTGGTCGATGCGCTCGATGCGGTTTCCTCGGCCTTGGCCGGTGCCGGGGATCAGGCAGCGATCCGCTCAAGAGCGGTCGCAGCCTGTGACGAGGCGCTTGTCCGCTTCCGGAATGAACCTTGCCGCATGGGACGTGCCCGCATGTATGCCGAGAAGAGCATCGGCATGGATGATCCCGGCATGCTCGCCTTCGCGCGCCTCACTGCGGGTATCTGTCAGCGTGACCGTGACGTTGGGTCCTGA
- a CDS encoding Bug family tripartite tricarboxylate transporter substrate binding protein, whose product MMGLPTGRLGRGTAATVAMLTCLAGAAPALAEWPERPVTLIVIAGAGGGSDYTMRLLARELEANLGRPFNVVNQPQASGVVGMTTYTTAKPDGYTLGQIAPFAQYKLLGQADFTSASFTPIAQFNADPAAVHVAQNSPLKSVADIVAKLKADPGSLRISCGGTCNASWDIPFISLLLDQGVDAKRLNLIPAAGSAAGLQELASGGVDVVLCSLPEVDALRDAGRVRSIAVMSETRVEGYPDVATVGEQVGKPYSGGTWRGLAGPPGMDPALVARIESAVKDAFESDRFQHEMKARRFGAAWLGRTELKAFMEQHEQETARAINAVGYNK is encoded by the coding sequence ATGATGGGACTGCCCACAGGCAGGCTCGGCCGTGGAACGGCGGCCACCGTTGCCATGCTGACGTGTCTTGCGGGGGCCGCTCCGGCTCTCGCCGAATGGCCCGAGCGGCCGGTGACGCTGATCGTCATCGCCGGGGCCGGGGGCGGCAGCGACTACACGATGCGTCTGCTCGCCCGGGAACTCGAAGCCAACCTCGGCCGCCCCTTCAACGTCGTGAACCAGCCGCAGGCGTCGGGCGTCGTCGGGATGACGACCTATACGACGGCCAAGCCCGACGGCTACACGCTTGGCCAGATCGCCCCGTTCGCCCAGTACAAGCTGCTGGGACAGGCCGATTTCACGTCGGCGAGCTTCACCCCGATCGCCCAGTTCAACGCCGATCCTGCGGCGGTGCATGTTGCGCAGAATTCCCCGCTGAAGAGCGTGGCGGACATCGTGGCCAAGCTGAAGGCGGATCCCGGCTCGCTCCGCATCTCGTGCGGCGGCACGTGCAACGCCAGTTGGGACATCCCCTTCATTTCCCTGCTACTCGACCAGGGCGTCGATGCCAAACGGCTCAATCTGATTCCGGCTGCCGGATCGGCGGCCGGGCTGCAGGAACTGGCGTCCGGCGGCGTCGATGTTGTCCTGTGCTCGCTACCCGAGGTCGACGCGTTGCGCGACGCGGGCCGGGTCCGCAGCATCGCGGTGATGAGCGAGACGCGCGTCGAGGGCTATCCGGACGTCGCCACCGTCGGCGAACAGGTCGGGAAGCCGTACAGCGGCGGCACCTGGCGCGGTCTGGCCGGTCCCCCCGGCATGGACCCCGCGCTCGTGGCGCGGATCGAATCGGCGGTGAAGGACGCGTTCGAGAGCGACCGCTTCCAGCACGAGATGAAGGCGCGCCGGTTCGGGGCGGCCTGGCTTGGACGGACCGAGCTGAAGGCTTTCATGGAGCAGCACGAGCAGGAGACCGCACGGGCGATCAACGCCGTCGGGTACAACAAGTAA
- a CDS encoding IclR family transcriptional regulator, whose translation MLSVLECFSTVDRRLSLADVARRTKLPRSTAHRLILTLKEIGFLEQDHSRDEYRLGIKLFELGSIVLANMDVHRVAKPYVDALSTLSRETVHLCVFDGMKMVFIERGAGGRSGPNNATTTMEASPCHCTGVGKATLAFQSDLVIDRVLGMGLPAYTRNTLTDPDRLREDLALIRQRGYAIDDGEIDIGVRCVAAPIRNTSGHVFAAVSVSGPATRMTHERVQSLAPVVMSHAESISLQLGYSNGDDAVAPALATPIT comes from the coding sequence ATGCTCAGCGTCCTTGAATGTTTTTCCACGGTCGACCGCAGGTTGTCGCTCGCCGATGTGGCGCGCCGGACCAAGCTTCCGCGCAGCACGGCGCACCGCCTTATCCTCACGCTCAAGGAAATCGGGTTCCTGGAACAGGACCACAGCCGCGACGAGTACCGGCTCGGCATCAAGCTCTTCGAGCTGGGATCGATCGTTCTGGCCAACATGGACGTGCACCGCGTGGCGAAGCCTTACGTGGACGCGCTCAGCACCCTGTCGCGCGAGACCGTCCACCTGTGCGTCTTCGACGGCATGAAGATGGTCTTCATCGAGCGGGGCGCGGGGGGCCGATCCGGCCCGAACAACGCGACGACGACGATGGAGGCGTCGCCCTGCCATTGCACCGGTGTCGGCAAGGCGACCCTGGCCTTCCAATCGGACCTCGTCATCGACCGCGTCCTTGGGATGGGGCTTCCGGCCTACACACGCAACACCCTCACCGACCCCGACCGGCTGAGGGAGGATCTGGCATTGATCCGCCAGCGCGGATACGCCATCGACGACGGTGAGATCGACATCGGCGTGCGCTGCGTCGCCGCGCCGATCCGCAACACCAGCGGCCATGTCTTCGCCGCGGTGAGCGTGAGCGGCCCCGCCACGCGCATGACGCACGAACGGGTGCAGAGCCTCGCCCCGGTCGTCATGAGCCACGCGGAATCGATTTCGCTCCAGCTGGGCTACAGCAACGGTGACGACGCCGTGGCGCCGGCGCTCGCCACACCCATCACGTAA